The proteins below are encoded in one region of Methanosarcina barkeri 3:
- a CDS encoding L-threonylcarbamoyladenylate synthase has product MQAENGNKVKTLVFRVSEENFDSVLERVSAIIKHGGTVAFPTETVYGLGADGLNPEAVLKIFEAKKRPPGNPLSLLVHSREDVERVSRNIPQNAFRLMDTFWPGPLTIVLEKNDIVPDITSGGLKSIGVRMPDHRVPLELIKKAGTPLAAPSANLSGKPSPSLASHVISDLTGRIDAILDGGEASIGLESTVIDMTAKPPIVLRPGAVSLEDLESVIGKVRSGYKNSEAGNEPDLSEKKAGQKYGHYIPDTKVVLVEGEGKLVSEKLVKLLESYRSEGQKVGLLLSDETSKETATFLALQNLDLYECLLLGPREEPEVAARKLFEGLRKLDRKGLDVIVADGSFSRFGLGEALINRLREASSIKIVA; this is encoded by the coding sequence GTGCAGGCAGAAAACGGAAATAAAGTAAAGACTCTGGTTTTTAGGGTCTCCGAAGAAAATTTTGATTCCGTCCTTGAAAGAGTGTCAGCGATTATCAAGCATGGCGGAACTGTAGCTTTTCCCACGGAAACGGTTTACGGCCTTGGAGCTGACGGTCTGAACCCTGAAGCAGTCCTGAAGATTTTCGAGGCAAAAAAACGCCCTCCTGGAAATCCCCTTAGCCTGCTTGTTCACTCACGGGAAGATGTTGAGAGGGTGTCAAGAAACATTCCTCAAAATGCTTTCAGGCTAATGGATACTTTCTGGCCTGGCCCCCTTACGATTGTTCTGGAGAAAAATGATATTGTCCCAGATATTACTTCAGGAGGATTAAAATCGATAGGAGTCCGCATGCCTGACCACAGAGTACCCCTGGAATTAATTAAAAAAGCAGGTACTCCTCTTGCTGCTCCCAGCGCTAATCTGTCAGGAAAGCCAAGTCCAAGCCTTGCATCCCATGTCATCTCAGATCTTACAGGCAGGATTGATGCAATTCTTGACGGAGGAGAGGCTTCCATAGGGCTTGAGTCAACTGTAATTGATATGACTGCTAAGCCACCTATTGTTCTCAGGCCTGGAGCAGTAAGTCTCGAAGATCTTGAAAGCGTTATAGGAAAGGTCAGGTCCGGATACAAAAATAGTGAAGCTGGGAATGAACCTGATCTGTCGGAAAAAAAGGCAGGTCAGAAATACGGTCATTATATCCCTGACACAAAGGTCGTGCTTGTTGAAGGAGAAGGTAAATTAGTTTCCGAAAAGCTTGTCAAACTGCTTGAAAGCTATAGAAGCGAAGGGCAGAAAGTTGGGCTTCTTCTCAGTGACGAAACCAGTAAGGAGACTGCAACTTTCCTTGCTTTACAAAACCTGGACCTGTATGAGTGCCTTTTGCTAGGGCCCAGGGAAGAACCAGAAGTGGCTGCCAGAAAACTTTTTGAAGGGCTTAGAAAGCTTGACAGGAAAGGACTGGATGTAATCGTAGCTGATGGGTCCTTTAGCCGTTTTGGGCTTGGGGAAGCTCTTATTAACCGACTGAGGGAAGCGTCTTCCATAAAGATTGTTGCTTAA
- the rbcL gene encoding type III ribulose-bisphosphate carboxylase translates to MLFWRLTYSARRKTMRRDYIDTGYSPKDTDLICEFHIEPSAGVNFEEAATHMAGESSIDSWTEISTLSPELAARLKPHVFYVNEDAQTVRVAYSEELFELGSVPQVLSAVAGNILSMKVVDNLRLQDIAFPGSMLHEFKGPKFGLPGIRELTGVQDRPLIGTIVKPKVGLTSEKHAEVAYKSFAGGCDLVKDDENLTDQKFNGFEKRAELTLKLAEKAESETGERKMYLCNITAPTCKEMIRRMNILKDLGASYAMIDIVPAGWTALQTLREEADDAGLALHAHRCMHSAYTRNPRHGISMLVVAKLCRLIGLDQLHIGTVVGKMHGEKHEVLSLRDECVLDNVPADENQHILAQNWGRLKPMFPVASGGLAPTMIPDLYTIFGKDVIMQFGGGIHAHPMGTAAGATACRQALEATLEGVSLQEYAKSHRELEVAIDKWLKK, encoded by the coding sequence ATTTTATTCTGGAGATTAACTTATTCAGCAAGGAGGAAAACAATGCGAAGGGATTATATAGACACGGGCTACAGCCCAAAGGATACCGATCTTATATGTGAGTTCCACATCGAACCGTCAGCAGGAGTGAATTTTGAGGAAGCTGCAACTCATATGGCAGGTGAAAGCTCTATAGACTCCTGGACTGAAATTTCAACGCTAAGTCCCGAACTTGCAGCCAGGTTAAAGCCCCATGTCTTTTACGTGAATGAAGATGCGCAGACTGTAAGGGTAGCTTATTCGGAAGAGCTCTTTGAACTCGGGTCGGTCCCGCAGGTACTCAGTGCGGTCGCGGGAAATATCCTGAGTATGAAAGTAGTTGACAATCTTAGGCTGCAGGATATTGCTTTCCCTGGTTCGATGCTTCATGAATTTAAAGGACCTAAGTTCGGATTGCCAGGAATAAGGGAACTTACAGGAGTTCAGGACAGGCCTCTCATAGGAACTATTGTCAAGCCGAAAGTTGGATTAACCTCCGAAAAACACGCTGAGGTTGCTTACAAATCCTTTGCAGGAGGTTGCGACCTTGTGAAAGACGATGAGAACCTTACGGATCAGAAGTTTAATGGCTTTGAAAAAAGAGCTGAACTTACACTGAAGCTTGCAGAAAAGGCAGAATCTGAGACAGGAGAGCGTAAAATGTATCTCTGCAACATTACTGCCCCTACCTGTAAGGAAATGATCCGCCGCATGAATATCCTTAAAGACCTGGGTGCCAGCTATGCGATGATTGACATCGTACCTGCAGGCTGGACTGCGCTTCAGACCCTGAGGGAAGAAGCAGACGATGCGGGACTTGCTCTCCATGCTCACCGATGCATGCATTCAGCCTATACTCGGAATCCACGCCACGGTATAAGCATGCTTGTGGTTGCCAAGCTCTGCAGGTTGATCGGGCTTGACCAGCTTCACATAGGTACGGTTGTAGGAAAAATGCACGGAGAAAAACACGAGGTTCTATCTCTTCGTGACGAATGTGTGCTAGACAATGTGCCTGCGGATGAAAACCAGCATATTCTTGCCCAGAACTGGGGAAGATTGAAACCCATGTTCCCTGTTGCATCTGGAGGGCTTGCTCCTACTATGATTCCTGACCTGTACACCATCTTCGGGAAGGATGTTATTATGCAGTTTGGTGGCGGAATTCACGCCCATCCAATGGGCACGGCAGCCGGGGCCACTGCTTGCAGGCAGGCACTTGAAGCAACTCTTGAAGGAGTTAGCCTGCAAGAATATGCGAAAAGCCACAGAGAACTTGAGGTTGCCATCGATAAATGGCTGAAAAAATAA
- a CDS encoding DUF1646 family protein: MALDLGVLIGFLVIFLAVLLGPFKIHVVEENLEVFLFICGVLAMSLSGFAKIPGVETGWNLEIIEEAVTAPLHVGDIFGIPIGIFQIVLVVGLIIYKWHAPIHKAIRKLTDMLSVRVLAFILIVVLGFTSSVMSAILAAIILVEVVNAMPLSRKSKIDLTIIACFSIGLGAALTPLGEPLSTIAISKLSGEPYHADFMFLFNMLGKYIIPGILAYGIVGMFFLGKTGTEEHEMEAADYNETVKDVITRAVKVYVFIAALVLLGEGFKPIIFEYFIQVPSMVLYWINMVSAVLDNATLAAAEIGPVLSEFQIKSVLMGLLISGGMLIPGNIPNIISASKLGITSKEWAKLGLPLGLTSMTAYFIVLFVLDI; encoded by the coding sequence ATGGCTCTTGATCTAGGAGTTCTAATTGGATTTCTTGTGATATTCCTGGCTGTGTTGCTAGGACCTTTTAAAATACATGTTGTTGAAGAGAACTTGGAAGTATTCCTTTTTATATGCGGAGTGCTTGCAATGTCTCTTTCAGGTTTTGCTAAAATTCCGGGCGTAGAAACGGGCTGGAATTTGGAGATAATCGAAGAAGCAGTAACTGCACCGCTGCATGTTGGAGATATATTCGGAATTCCAATAGGCATATTCCAGATAGTGCTTGTCGTTGGCTTGATCATCTATAAATGGCATGCTCCGATTCACAAAGCAATCAGAAAGTTGACTGACATGCTTTCAGTCAGGGTTCTGGCCTTCATTCTCATTGTTGTCCTTGGGTTTACTTCAAGCGTGATGTCAGCTATTCTTGCAGCAATTATTCTCGTTGAGGTGGTCAATGCGATGCCTCTCTCACGAAAATCCAAGATAGATCTGACAATTATTGCATGTTTTTCAATTGGCCTTGGTGCTGCGCTTACTCCCCTTGGTGAACCGCTCTCAACAATTGCCATTTCGAAACTCTCCGGTGAGCCTTACCATGCCGATTTCATGTTCTTATTTAACATGCTAGGGAAATATATAATTCCAGGTATCCTTGCTTATGGTATTGTTGGAATGTTTTTCCTCGGGAAAACCGGCACAGAAGAACACGAAATGGAAGCGGCAGATTATAATGAGACTGTAAAAGATGTCATAACGAGGGCTGTAAAGGTTTATGTGTTTATTGCAGCACTCGTATTGCTCGGGGAAGGATTCAAGCCTATCATCTTCGAGTACTTTATTCAGGTCCCATCTATGGTTCTTTACTGGATTAATATGGTTTCTGCCGTCCTTGATAATGCCACTCTTGCAGCTGCTGAGATAGGACCTGTCCTCAGCGAATTCCAGATAAAAAGTGTACTAATGGGACTTTTAATATCAGGTGGAATGCTGATCCCAGGAAATATCCCGAATATCATCTCTGCAAGCAAATTGGGTATAACCAGTAAGGAATGGGCAAAGCTTGGACTACCTCTCGGACTTACCTCAATGACCGCATATTTCATTGTACTGTTTGTACTCGATATTTAA
- a CDS encoding DUF1646 family protein → MALEPGILAGFLVIFLAVLLGPFKIHVIEENLEPFLLVCGIAAMTLSGLVEIPGNETGWRMEIIEEAFTAPLHVGDIFGIPIGIFQIVLVVGLIIYKWHAPIHKAIRKLTDMLSVKVLGFLLIVILGFTSSVMSAILASIILVEVVNAMPLSRKSKIDLTIIACFSIGLGAALTPLGEPLSTIAISKLSGAPYHAEFMFLFNMLGKYIIPGILVYGIIGMFFLGKVDTKDQGMTAAEYNETVKDVVMRAVKVYVFIMALTFLGDGFKPLILEYFIQIPSGILYWVNMVSAILDNATLAAAEIGPALSEVQIKSILMGLLISGGMLIPGNIPNIISAGKLGINSKEWARLGLPLGLVSMAIYFAVIFVFGF, encoded by the coding sequence ATGGCTCTTGAACCAGGAATTTTAGCTGGATTTCTTGTAATATTCTTAGCCGTGTTACTCGGCCCTTTTAAAATACACGTTATAGAGGAAAATCTGGAACCATTTCTGCTTGTGTGCGGAATAGCAGCAATGACTCTTTCAGGTTTAGTCGAAATACCGGGTAACGAGACCGGCTGGCGAATGGAGATAATAGAAGAAGCATTTACTGCACCGCTGCATGTTGGGGATATATTCGGTATTCCAATAGGTATATTCCAGATAGTGCTTGTCGTCGGCTTGATCATCTATAAATGGCATGCTCCGATTCACAAAGCAATTAGAAAATTAACTGATATGCTTTCTGTAAAAGTCTTGGGTTTTCTTCTCATTGTTATTCTTGGGTTTACTTCAAGCGTGATGTCAGCTATTCTTGCATCAATTATTCTTGTTGAGGTAGTTAATGCGATGCCTCTCTCACGAAAGTCTAAGATAGACCTTACAATTATTGCTTGTTTCTCAATTGGCCTTGGCGCTGCACTTACCCCTCTTGGAGAACCGCTTTCAACAATTGCCATCTCAAAATTATCTGGTGCACCTTACCATGCTGAATTTATGTTTTTATTTAACATGCTGGGCAAATACATTATTCCAGGTATCCTTGTCTATGGTATTATTGGAATGTTTTTCCTTGGAAAAGTTGATACGAAAGACCAGGGAATGACCGCAGCCGAATATAATGAGACTGTAAAAGATGTTGTTATGAGAGCTGTAAAAGTTTATGTGTTTATCATGGCTCTTACATTTCTCGGGGACGGTTTCAAACCTCTTATACTTGAATACTTCATACAAATCCCGTCAGGTATTCTTTACTGGGTGAATATGGTCTCAGCCATTCTCGATAACGCTACTCTTGCAGCTGCTGAGATAGGACCTGCTCTTAGCGAAGTCCAGATAAAAAGTATTCTTATGGGGCTTTTGATTTCAGGTGGAATGTTAATCCCTGGAAATATCCCGAACATCATCTCCGCAGGAAAACTTGGTATTAACAGTAAAGAATGGGCGAGGCTTGGATTACCTCTTGGGCTTGTTTCTATGGCTATCTACTTCGCCGTTATATTTGTGTTTGGGTTCTAA
- a CDS encoding DUF1646 family protein, which yields MGLEPGILAGFLVIFLAVLLGPFKVKIIEENLEVFLFLCGVATMTISGFVDLPNTETGWRPEIIKEALTSPLNSLHIAGIPIGIFQVVLIVGLIIYKWHEPIQKAIGKIASALSVKILAFILIVILGLFSSVMSAILASIILVEVVNAMPLSRKSKIDLTIIACFSIGLGAALTPLGEPLSTIAISKLSGAPYHAGFNFLMHMLGIYIVPGIFVYGLFGMFVLGKAGVNDPGMKAEEYNETVKDVVMRAVKVYLFIMALTLLGDGFKPIIFEYFAQIPPSILYWVNMVSAILDNATLAAAQIGPTLSEAQIKGILMGLLIAGGMLIPGNIPNIISAGKLGITSKEWARLGVPVGLVSMAIYFVIIFVL from the coding sequence ATGGGTCTAGAACCAGGAATTTTAGCTGGATTTCTTGTAATATTCCTTGCCGTATTGCTCGGCCCTTTTAAAGTCAAGATTATTGAGGAGAATCTGGAAGTATTTTTGTTCTTATGCGGAGTTGCAACAATGACAATTTCAGGTTTTGTCGACCTCCCGAATACAGAAACAGGCTGGAGGCCAGAGATAATCAAAGAAGCGTTGACTTCCCCGCTGAACTCTTTACATATTGCCGGAATTCCGATCGGTATATTCCAGGTAGTTCTTATTGTTGGTTTAATTATCTATAAATGGCATGAACCTATTCAAAAGGCAATAGGGAAAATTGCCTCAGCGCTCTCTGTTAAGATTCTGGCTTTCATTCTCATTGTTATTCTTGGTCTGTTTTCCAGTGTGATGTCGGCTATCCTTGCGTCAATCATTCTCGTTGAGGTGGTTAATGCAATGCCTCTCTCACGAAAATCCAAAATAGATCTTACAATTATCGCATGTTTTTCAATCGGCCTTGGTGCAGCGCTTACTCCTCTGGGAGAACCTCTCTCCACAATTGCGATCTCTAAATTATCCGGTGCACCTTACCATGCAGGATTCAACTTCTTAATGCACATGCTTGGCATATATATCGTTCCAGGTATCTTTGTTTATGGGCTTTTTGGGATGTTCGTCCTTGGAAAAGCTGGTGTGAACGATCCCGGAATGAAAGCCGAAGAATATAATGAAACTGTAAAAGACGTTGTAATGAGGGCTGTTAAAGTCTACTTGTTTATTATGGCTCTTACATTACTGGGAGATGGTTTCAAGCCTATTATTTTCGAATATTTTGCACAAATACCCCCATCAATACTGTACTGGGTTAACATGGTTTCTGCTATCCTTGATAATGCTACTTTAGCAGCAGCTCAAATAGGACCCACACTTAGTGAAGCCCAGATAAAAGGTATCCTTATGGGTCTTTTGATTGCAGGTGGAATGTTGATCCCTGGAAATATTCCGAACATCATCTCTGCAGGCAAACTGGGTATAACAAGCAAAGAATGGGCAAGGCTCGGAGTGCCTGTCGGGCTCGTTTCTATGGCTATCTATTTCGTCATCATCTTTGTGCTTTAA
- a CDS encoding Hsp20/alpha crystallin family protein yields the protein MVGTRKRKDFFEDFGSELFDNLEEMIEALLEDMGESVPFVYGFSIIHRPGEDPELREFGNVSEHSEDEENLFPSEMRDPLIDIFESEELVHVLAEIPEIEKEDLLLHATAQNLEIRILGTSEYSQDIELPVRVDPKSAKASYKNGVLEVTFKRCDEERPVEIEIS from the coding sequence ATGGTGGGCACAAGAAAAAGAAAGGATTTCTTTGAAGATTTTGGGTCTGAACTTTTTGACAACCTGGAAGAAATGATCGAAGCCCTCCTGGAAGATATGGGAGAGTCTGTCCCCTTCGTTTATGGATTTTCTATCATTCATCGCCCGGGGGAAGATCCTGAACTCCGGGAGTTTGGAAACGTTTCGGAACATTCTGAAGATGAAGAGAATCTCTTCCCCTCCGAAATGAGAGATCCTTTAATTGATATTTTTGAAAGTGAAGAACTAGTACATGTACTTGCAGAAATACCGGAAATAGAAAAAGAAGATCTCCTTCTGCACGCTACTGCTCAAAATCTTGAAATCAGGATCCTTGGAACTTCCGAGTACTCACAGGACATAGAGCTTCCGGTTCGTGTGGACCCTAAGAGTGCAAAAGCCAGTTATAAAAACGGAGTCCTTGAGGTTACTTTCAAGCGTTGTGATGAAGAAAGGCCCGTTGAAATTGAAATTAGCTGA
- the hsp20 gene encoding archaeal heat shock protein Hsp20: MDRDSKKRKHFFDEIFGIDPVKDVDEMFERFSRAMDMSMENFGQEPFIYGFSLTQRPGEEPEIREFGNIPMFEHTETEEKCCLDKRKPLIDILETEEKVHVIAEIPGIEKENIRLNATDLILDIETIDGNPKYSERVELPVKVDPQSAKATYKNGVLEVTFKRLESSSRTSINIE, from the coding sequence ATGGACAGAGACAGTAAAAAAAGGAAACATTTTTTCGATGAAATCTTCGGAATTGACCCTGTTAAGGACGTGGACGAAATGTTCGAACGCTTCAGCAGGGCAATGGATATGAGTATGGAAAATTTCGGGCAGGAACCTTTCATTTATGGTTTTTCCTTGACCCAGAGACCAGGAGAAGAACCTGAAATCCGTGAATTCGGGAATATTCCTATGTTTGAGCATACTGAGACCGAAGAAAAGTGTTGTCTTGATAAAAGAAAACCCCTTATTGATATACTGGAAACCGAAGAGAAGGTTCATGTGATTGCCGAGATTCCGGGTATCGAGAAAGAAAACATCAGACTAAACGCAACTGATTTAATACTTGACATCGAAACAATAGATGGGAATCCAAAATATTCCGAACGTGTAGAACTGCCCGTAAAGGTTGACCCCCAGAGCGCTAAAGCTACATACAAAAACGGTGTGCTGGAAGTTACCTTTAAGAGGCTGGAATCCAGTTCCCGAACCTCAATAAACATTGAGTGA
- a CDS encoding CDC48 family AAA ATPase: MIEETNLRVAEAYHKDVGRGIARIDTRLMQQMGLVSGDIIEISGRAKTYAIVWPNVEREQENRIRIDGNLRSNAKVGIDDRVTIQKVQAKHAQRVTLAPSQPVRLVGGAHYILRIIEGRPLNKGQQIRVETVNNPLTFVVASTRPAGPVVVTKDTDIVIKEKSVEEIRVPEGISYEDIGGLKREIQLVREMIELPLRHPELFQKLGIEPPKGVLLHGPPGTGKTLIAKAVASETDANFITISGPEIVSKYYGESEQKLREIFEEAEKDAPSIIFIDEIDSIAPKRGEVTGEMERRVVAQLLSLMDGLKSRGEVVVIAATNRPNSIDEALRRGGRFDREIEIGIPDRNGRKQILLIHTRGMPIQEDVSLGEIADVTHGFVGADLSSLCKEAAMHALRRITPEIDIEEEEIPQEILDKLVVTKDDFKEALKNIEPSAMREVYVEVPHVGWEDIGGLENAKQELIEAVEWPLKYPEIFNTISVKPPRGILLFGPPGTGKTLLAKAVASESEANFISIKGPELLSKYVGESERAVRETFRKAKQAAPTVVFFDEIDSIAPQRSSVSDTHVSERVVSQILTELDGVEELKDVIIVAATNRPDMVDPALLRPGRFDRLIYVKLPDRTSRERIFEIHTQGKPIAEDVNLSELADLTEGYVGADIEGICREAAMLALREIVTPGIGRKDIEKRAGEIRISKKHFEHAIRRVKPTTSRENLTTYERSAELFAKYATEFEEEAPEAEEPEKEIEHENVPGFFQAQ, from the coding sequence ATGATTGAAGAAACTAACTTGAGAGTCGCTGAAGCTTATCATAAGGATGTGGGCAGGGGAATTGCAAGAATTGACACCCGCTTGATGCAGCAGATGGGGCTTGTAAGCGGGGATATAATTGAGATATCAGGGAGAGCCAAGACTTACGCAATTGTCTGGCCAAATGTGGAGCGTGAACAGGAAAATCGGATTCGGATCGACGGGAACCTTCGCAGTAATGCCAAAGTTGGGATTGATGATAGGGTCACAATCCAGAAAGTCCAGGCAAAACATGCCCAAAGAGTTACCCTTGCTCCTTCTCAACCTGTAAGACTCGTTGGAGGGGCTCACTACATCCTCAGAATTATTGAGGGAAGACCTTTGAACAAAGGTCAGCAGATTAGAGTGGAAACTGTAAATAACCCTTTGACTTTCGTAGTTGCATCTACAAGACCTGCCGGACCTGTTGTTGTTACTAAAGATACTGATATAGTCATTAAGGAAAAATCTGTGGAGGAGATCCGGGTTCCAGAAGGCATTTCATATGAGGATATCGGTGGGCTTAAACGGGAAATTCAACTTGTCAGAGAAATGATTGAGTTGCCGCTGAGACATCCCGAACTCTTTCAGAAGCTTGGAATTGAACCTCCCAAAGGAGTTCTGCTTCATGGGCCTCCAGGCACGGGTAAAACACTGATCGCAAAGGCAGTTGCGAGTGAAACCGATGCAAATTTCATAACTATTAGTGGCCCTGAAATCGTTTCCAAGTATTATGGAGAGAGCGAGCAGAAGCTTCGCGAAATTTTCGAAGAAGCCGAAAAAGACGCACCTTCTATCATCTTCATAGATGAGATTGACTCCATAGCTCCCAAACGCGGTGAAGTTACAGGAGAAATGGAACGCAGGGTAGTTGCTCAGTTGCTCTCCCTCATGGACGGGCTAAAATCCAGAGGTGAGGTAGTTGTAATCGCTGCCACAAACCGCCCTAACTCAATAGATGAAGCTCTCCGCCGTGGTGGAAGATTTGACAGGGAAATAGAAATCGGAATTCCTGATCGTAATGGTAGGAAACAGATTCTTCTCATTCATACTAGAGGTATGCCTATTCAGGAGGATGTAAGTCTTGGTGAAATTGCAGATGTAACTCACGGGTTTGTAGGCGCTGATCTGTCTTCTCTCTGTAAAGAAGCTGCAATGCATGCTCTTAGAAGGATAACTCCTGAAATCGATATCGAAGAAGAAGAAATTCCACAGGAGATTCTTGATAAGCTCGTAGTCACCAAAGATGATTTCAAGGAAGCTCTGAAGAATATCGAGCCTTCGGCGATGAGGGAAGTTTATGTTGAGGTACCTCATGTAGGATGGGAGGATATTGGAGGACTTGAAAATGCAAAACAGGAACTTATTGAGGCTGTAGAGTGGCCACTGAAGTACCCTGAAATCTTTAACACTATCAGTGTAAAACCTCCTAGAGGAATACTACTGTTCGGGCCTCCAGGTACGGGTAAAACCCTGCTTGCAAAAGCTGTTGCAAGTGAAAGCGAAGCCAATTTCATCAGCATTAAAGGTCCGGAGCTGCTTAGCAAGTATGTGGGAGAGTCCGAGCGTGCGGTTAGGGAAACTTTCAGGAAAGCCAAACAAGCTGCACCGACGGTGGTCTTCTTTGACGAGATCGATTCAATTGCTCCCCAAAGAAGTTCTGTTTCAGATACGCATGTGTCCGAAAGAGTTGTCAGTCAGATCCTTACCGAACTTGATGGAGTAGAGGAGCTCAAGGACGTAATTATTGTTGCGGCCACGAATCGGCCTGATATGGTAGATCCTGCGCTTCTTAGGCCTGGCCGTTTTGATAGGCTTATCTATGTCAAGCTGCCTGATAGAACAAGCAGGGAAAGGATCTTTGAGATCCATACACAGGGAAAACCCATTGCAGAAGATGTAAATCTCTCCGAACTCGCTGATTTGACTGAAGGGTATGTGGGTGCGGATATCGAGGGCATTTGCAGGGAAGCTGCAATGCTGGCATTGAGGGAAATCGTTACTCCAGGAATTGGCAGAAAAGACATCGAGAAACGGGCAGGAGAAATCAGGATTTCAAAGAAGCACTTTGAACATGCAATCCGCCGCGTAAAGCCTACAACATCCAGGGAAAACCTTACGACTTATGAACGGAGTGCTGAACTCTTTGCTAAATACGCAACTGAATTTGAAGAAGAAGCTCCCGAGGCTGAAGAACCGGAAAAAGAAATCGAACACGAAAATGTTCCGGGTTTCTTCCAGGCTCAGTAA
- a CDS encoding ArsR family transcriptional regulator → MDPTKLLDILGNENRRKIIQLLANRPCYVSEISSRLGVGPKAIISHLGLLEQAGLIECSVDEQRRKYFNIANNMRLEVSVSPYAYTVTLHDVPFDRDNKEEGPVGGETPQGEEQSAFFLKLSSRLKELKKRQEELAQMQQQLQAEYTEAMDRCLDSIEEIARNPVECELLFELLKDETTLATLCYNLRLHPSIVNANLIDLTKRGFIEYGIKNNQYYWKIRETGVENE, encoded by the coding sequence ATGGACCCGACAAAATTACTTGACATTCTGGGGAATGAAAACCGAAGGAAGATTATTCAACTTCTTGCAAATCGTCCCTGCTATGTCAGTGAGATCTCTAGCAGGTTGGGAGTAGGGCCAAAAGCCATAATAAGTCATCTAGGCCTGCTTGAGCAGGCAGGACTTATAGAATGCAGTGTGGACGAACAGAGGCGCAAGTACTTCAATATCGCAAACAACATGCGACTTGAAGTATCAGTATCCCCATATGCCTATACAGTAACACTTCATGATGTTCCTTTTGATAGGGATAATAAAGAAGAGGGTCCTGTGGGAGGGGAGACTCCTCAAGGGGAAGAACAGTCGGCTTTCTTTCTTAAACTGAGCAGCAGACTTAAGGAACTCAAAAAAAGGCAAGAAGAACTCGCACAGATGCAGCAGCAGCTCCAGGCTGAATACACAGAAGCTATGGACCGTTGTCTTGACTCAATTGAAGAAATAGCCAGGAATCCGGTAGAGTGTGAGCTCCTGTTTGAGCTTCTGAAAGATGAAACCACTTTGGCTACCTTATGTTACAACCTGCGCTTGCACCCGAGTATTGTTAACGCTAACCTGATAGACCTTACAAAGAGGGGATTTATTGAGTATGGTATCAAAAATAACCAGTATTACTGGAAAATACGTGAGACCGGAGTTGAGAACGAATGA
- a CDS encoding Zn-ribbon domain-containing protein has protein sequence MPHRCTRCGTIFEDGDSVILSGCPNCGWNKFLYVKNESEGFENQERLALEEQKLDLESSLDEVVRNIDEALASEQESVKQEPEPEKETYDERVESVRILGPGSYELNLDSLLERKELVMAIREEGSYALHLPSVFSQQKENKKKS, from the coding sequence ATGCCCCACAGATGTACCAGATGCGGAACCATATTTGAAGACGGAGATTCTGTCATTCTGAGCGGCTGCCCGAACTGCGGTTGGAACAAGTTCCTTTATGTAAAAAACGAATCTGAAGGTTTCGAAAATCAGGAAAGGCTCGCTCTGGAAGAACAAAAGTTAGATCTGGAATCCTCTCTGGATGAAGTTGTAAGAAATATTGATGAGGCTCTTGCTTCTGAGCAGGAAAGTGTAAAGCAGGAACCAGAACCAGAGAAGGAAACATATGACGAAAGAGTAGAGTCCGTAAGAATTCTTGGGCCTGGCTCCTATGAACTTAACCTGGATTCTCTTCTTGAAAGAAAAGAACTCGTTATGGCAATCCGGGAAGAAGGGTCTTATGCCCTGCATCTACCCTCGGTTTTCAGCCAGCAAAAAGAAAACAAAAAGAAAAGTTAA